GCCGCCGCATTGAGATGCATAACGACTGTGGGCACGGAACGCTGTATACGGCGCGCAATTTCCTTGGCGGAAAGGCCATCTGCCGAGTAACGCATGCATTCACGTTCCCTTGCGGTCAGATGAACCGTGGCACAGCTTCGCGCCTCCTCATCGAATACCGAAAATGCCGCCTCATGGAACACATGCGCCAGCAGACCGAAATCGGCGATATGACGGGTAGCGTCACGCTCGAAGCCCCTGCCTGCACCAAACCGGACGCCCGTCACCGTTGCATAATCGCCGCGAGGCAAATGAATCGGAACGGTTGTCCCGCAGAGCATGTCCCGCTCGCGCAGATAATGTACGACTGGCGCATGATCGTCGTTCATGAACCGGTTAATCACCGTGTCCGCTTCGGCGCTGTAGTTCCAGAAAAAAGGCGTGGTTGTCGCGATGGCCTGCTGTTGTACCGGATCGATGCGGAAATATTCCCTTTCGCACCAATATTCGCGCATTTCATCCGAGATATTTCGGAGTTTGAGCAGCGACGGTATCATCAAGGCACCGTCGTGGTCGAAAGGAACCGGCGTA
The Phyllobacterium zundukense DNA segment above includes these coding regions:
- a CDS encoding helix-turn-helix transcriptional regulator → MLNDIDHIKRQFTARATLEGRIDEAFEAVKAFGFDALIYDYTPVPFDHDGALMIPSLLKLRNISDEMREYWCEREYFRIDPVQQQAIATTTPFFWNYSAEADTVINRFMNDDHAPVVHYLRERDMLCGTTVPIHLPRGDYATVTGVRFGAGRGFERDATRHIADFGLLAHVFHEAAFSVFDEEARSCATVHLTARERECMRYSADGLSAKEIARRIQRSVPTVVMHLNAAAKKLGAKNRVQAVVRAAHYRLLD